One Candidatus Bathyarchaeota archaeon genomic window carries:
- a CDS encoding OB-fold nucleic acid binding domain-containing protein, which yields MVDIKDLHDGAKRVDVQAQVVEKGDPREVRSRFKDETYRIVDAVIADETGSIKLTLWNEQIDMVNVGDKIKIENGYVTSFKGEIQLNVGKFGKLTVE from the coding sequence TTGGTAGACATTAAGGATTTACATGATGGCGCCAAACGGGTTGACGTTCAAGCGCAAGTTGTCGAGAAAGGCGACCCGCGGGAAGTACGCTCAAGATTTAAAGATGAAACGTACCGAATAGTTGACGCTGTCATCGCAGATGAGACAGGAAGCATCAAGCTAACACTTTGGAACGAGCAAATCGACATGGTGAACGTTGGCGATAAAATAAAGATTGAAAACGGTTACGTGACCTCATTTAAAGGTGAAATTCAACTTAACGTTGGCAAATTCGGCAAACTAACCGTCGAATAA